Proteins encoded in a region of the Clostridium beijerinckii genome:
- a CDS encoding fumarate hydratase codes for MREINVELITEAIKNLSIEANYFLGSDINDALLNAKKEEPWKLASDVLDKILINSEIARNEKMPMCQDTGMACVFIEIGQDVHLVGGRIEDAINEGVRRGYEEGFLRKSVVKDPIRRINTKDNTPAIIYYDIVDGDKVKIILAPKGFGSENMSKIGMLKPSDGLDGVKKFIIDTVKAAGPNPCPPMVIGVGIGGTFDKAAYLAKKALLRPINIRNEDEFYKELELELLQEVNKLGIGPQGFGGKTTALGLNIETYSTHIAGLPVAVNINCHATRHKEVIL; via the coding sequence ATGAGAGAAATAAATGTTGAACTTATAACAGAAGCTATTAAAAATTTATCAATTGAAGCTAATTATTTCTTAGGATCAGATATTAATGATGCATTATTAAATGCTAAGAAAGAAGAACCATGGAAATTAGCATCCGATGTTTTAGATAAGATATTAATAAATTCAGAAATTGCAAGAAATGAAAAAATGCCTATGTGCCAAGATACTGGAATGGCATGTGTGTTTATTGAAATAGGACAAGATGTCCATTTAGTTGGTGGAAGGATTGAAGATGCGATTAATGAAGGTGTACGTAGGGGATATGAGGAAGGATTTCTAAGAAAATCGGTAGTAAAAGATCCGATAAGAAGGATTAATACAAAGGACAACACTCCAGCTATAATATATTATGACATAGTGGATGGCGATAAGGTTAAGATCATATTAGCGCCAAAGGGATTTGGTTCCGAAAATATGAGCAAAATAGGTATGCTAAAGCCATCAGATGGACTGGATGGAGTGAAGAAGTTCATAATAGATACAGTTAAAGCGGCAGGACCTAACCCATGCCCTCCTATGGTAATAGGTGTTGGAATTGGAGGGACTTTTGATAAGGCAGCATACTTAGCTAAGAAAGCATTATTAAGACCCATCAATATAAGGAATGAAGATGAATTTTACAAGGAATTAGAATTGGAATTGTTACAAGAAGTAAATAAATTAGGAATTGGCCCACAAGGCTTCGGAGGTAAAACAACTGCATTAGGATTAAATATAGAGACTTATTCAACGCATATTGCGGGGTTACCTGTTGCGGTAAATATAAATTGTCATGCTACTAGACATAAAGAGGTAATACTATAA
- the rplM gene encoding 50S ribosomal protein L13, with the protein MKSYIAKASEIERKWYVVDAAGKPLGRVASQVASILRGKNKPTFTPNVDCGDFVIVINAEKVVLTGKKLDQKLMRKHSLYPGGLKETPYRVVLDKKPEFAFEEAVRRMLPNGVLGRQMLKKLNVYRGAEHNHAAQKPEVLELRY; encoded by the coding sequence ATGAAATCATACATTGCTAAAGCAAGTGAAATTGAAAGAAAATGGTATGTAGTTGATGCTGCTGGTAAGCCACTAGGTAGAGTTGCTAGCCAAGTTGCTTCAATTTTAAGAGGTAAAAATAAACCAACATTTACACCTAATGTTGACTGCGGAGATTTTGTTATTGTAATTAATGCAGAAAAGGTAGTTTTAACTGGTAAGAAATTAGATCAAAAATTAATGAGAAAGCATAGTCTTTACCCAGGCGGATTAAAAGAAACTCCTTATAGAGTAGTATTAGATAAAAAGCCTGAATTTGCTTTTGAAGAAGCAGTAAGAAGAATGCTTCCAAACGGTGTTTTAGGAAGACAAATGTTAAAGAAATTAAATGTATATAGGGGTGCAGAACATAATCATGCAGCTCAAAAACCAGAAGTACTAGAATTAAGATACTAA
- the rpsI gene encoding 30S ribosomal protein S9: MAKVQYMGTGRRKKSVARVRLVPGSGKVLVNKREIENFFGLETLRVIVNQPLVLTGTKDRFDVLVNVHGGGFTGQAGAIRHGIARALVKSDEALKPELKKAGFLTRDPRMKERKKYGLKAARRAPQFSKR, encoded by the coding sequence ATGGCAAAAGTTCAATACATGGGAACTGGAAGAAGAAAGAAATCAGTTGCAAGAGTAAGACTTGTACCAGGAAGTGGTAAGGTTCTTGTAAATAAAAGAGAAATAGAAAACTTTTTTGGTTTAGAAACATTAAGAGTTATCGTAAACCAACCATTAGTTTTAACTGGAACTAAGGATAGATTTGACGTTTTAGTAAATGTTCACGGTGGTGGATTTACAGGTCAAGCAGGAGCTATCAGACATGGTATAGCTAGAGCATTAGTTAAATCTGATGAAGCTTTAAAGCCAGAATTAAAGAAGGCTGGATTCTTAACAAGAGACCCAAGAATGAAAGAAAGAAAGAAATACGGTCTTAAAGCAGCAAGAAGAGCTCCACAATTCTCAAAGAGATAA
- a CDS encoding Fe-S-containing hydro-lyase, with protein MEIKLETPLNEEKIRQLKAGDSILLSGIIYSARDAAHKRLIELLDEGKELPFNIKDQVIYYVGPSPAKPGTVIGSAGPTTSYRMDAYAPKLMDIGLKGMIGKGARNDEVISSIKRNEAVYFGAIGGAAALIGKSIIKSEIIAYEDLGAEAIRKMEVKDIPLVVIIDAQGNNLYEIGQREYLDSVK; from the coding sequence ATGGAAATTAAATTAGAGACACCTCTTAATGAAGAAAAGATACGACAATTAAAAGCAGGAGATAGTATTTTGTTAAGTGGGATAATATATTCTGCTAGAGATGCCGCACATAAAAGATTAATAGAATTACTTGATGAAGGGAAGGAACTGCCTTTTAATATAAAAGATCAGGTTATATACTATGTTGGACCATCACCAGCTAAGCCGGGTACTGTTATAGGATCTGCTGGTCCAACAACTAGCTATAGAATGGATGCTTATGCACCTAAATTAATGGACATTGGACTAAAAGGAATGATAGGTAAAGGTGCAAGAAACGATGAAGTAATTAGTTCAATCAAAAGGAATGAGGCAGTATACTTTGGAGCAATTGGAGGAGCGGCCGCATTAATAGGAAAAAGTATTATTAAGTCTGAAATAATCGCTTATGAAGATTTAGGAGCTGAAGCTATAAGAAAAATGGAGGTTAAGGATATTCCTCTAGTTGTTATTATCGATGCTCAAGGAAATAACCTGTATGAAATTGGTCAAAGAGAATATTTGGATTCGGTAAAATAA
- the cwlD gene encoding N-acetylmuramoyl-L-alanine amidase CwlD — protein MRMKKWIALFCIFCLMSGIPVRTNSEENKDKRIILIDPGHGGIDGGAKSKSGTIEKDINLSISLKLKKELEDAGYAVYMTREGDSQLDAKKVKDLNARCQMKKDVKCDAFISIHQNMFPQSSCFGSQVWYSSNEISKSLAENIQASLKETINDNNKRVPKAAKEQYRILRDGYEGACVLVECGFLSNYEEEQKLKSDEHQDKIARGITAGINKYFESKDS, from the coding sequence ATGAGAATGAAAAAATGGATAGCATTGTTCTGCATATTTTGCTTAATGTCTGGAATCCCAGTAAGAACAAATTCCGAAGAAAATAAAGATAAAAGGATAATATTAATAGATCCTGGTCATGGAGGAATTGATGGTGGGGCAAAATCAAAGAGTGGAACTATAGAGAAGGATATAAATTTATCTATATCTTTAAAGTTAAAAAAGGAGTTGGAGGATGCTGGATATGCTGTGTATATGACAAGAGAGGGAGATTCTCAATTGGATGCGAAGAAAGTTAAAGATCTAAATGCCAGATGTCAAATGAAGAAGGATGTTAAATGTGATGCATTTATATCTATACATCAGAATATGTTTCCACAGTCCAGTTGCTTTGGGTCTCAAGTTTGGTATTCATCGAATGAGATCAGCAAGTCTTTAGCAGAAAATATTCAAGCGTCACTTAAAGAAACAATAAATGATAATAATAAGAGAGTTCCCAAGGCAGCAAAGGAACAATATAGAATACTTAGAGATGGATATGAGGGTGCATGTGTTCTCGTAGAATGTGGCTTTTTATCTAATTATGAGGAAGAGCAAAAACTAAAAAGTGATGAACATCAGGACAAAATAGCAAGAGGAATAACAGCTGGTATCAATAAATATTTTGAAAGTAAAGATAGCTAG
- the truA gene encoding tRNA pseudouridine(38-40) synthase TruA: MRNIKLIIEFDGSNFCGWQRQPKGRTVQKVIEIAIFKATGEEIMINGSSRTDAGVHAREMVANFLTNSSIPGDKFREAINTRLPEDVSIIKSEEVSEDFHARYSSKGKTYSYTIVNRYERLSLGHQYLYHYKYKLDINEMRRACEYFIGRHDFRAFMSPGSSIKTTTRTIQDLYIEQNGDEIKIFITADGFLYNMVRIIVGTLIKIGNGKLEAENIKDIIEEGNRKKAGMCVPPNGLILEKVFY, encoded by the coding sequence ATGAGAAATATAAAATTAATTATTGAGTTTGATGGAAGTAACTTTTGCGGGTGGCAAAGGCAACCCAAAGGCAGAACTGTTCAAAAAGTAATAGAGATAGCAATATTTAAGGCTACTGGAGAGGAAATTATGATTAATGGAAGTTCCAGGACTGATGCAGGTGTTCATGCAAGGGAAATGGTTGCAAACTTTCTGACTAATTCTTCAATACCTGGAGATAAGTTTAGAGAAGCTATTAATACAAGACTGCCAGAAGATGTATCTATAATTAAATCAGAAGAAGTAAGTGAAGATTTTCATGCAAGATATTCATCAAAGGGAAAGACATACTCTTACACAATTGTAAATAGATATGAAAGGTTATCTTTAGGTCATCAATATCTGTATCATTATAAGTATAAATTGGATATAAATGAGATGAGAAGAGCATGTGAATATTTTATAGGGAGACATGACTTTAGGGCGTTTATGTCTCCTGGAAGCTCAATAAAAACTACAACAAGAACTATTCAGGATCTCTATATAGAGCAAAATGGAGATGAAATAAAAATATTTATTACGGCTGATGGATTTTTGTATAATATGGTGAGAATAATAGTAGGTACGTTAATAAAGATTGGAAATGGAAAACTAGAAGCGGAAAATATAAAAGATATAATAGAAGAAGGAAATAGAAAAAAAGCAGGAATGTGCGTACCGCCAAACGGATTAATATTAGAAAAAGTTTTCTATTAA
- a CDS encoding energy-coupling factor transporter transmembrane component T family protein: MLKNITIGQYLPGESFVHKLDPRTKILISILFIACLFIINKFIGYTFVVVFLLAIILIAKVPFRFIFNGLKPIFLLIVLTAALNIFMVRGAEGTEVFSIGFLKAYPEGLSIAAFMAIRLILLIVGTSLLTLTTSPIELTDGIEKLLRPIGKEMAHELAMMMTIALRFIPTLIDETDKIMKAQKARGADFESGGIIKKAKSLVPLLVPLFISSFRRADELAMAMEARGYRGGAGRTRMKILEFSYRDLVAFIVFCILVLWCIAVRFIML; the protein is encoded by the coding sequence ATGTTGAAGAATATTACAATAGGACAATATTTACCTGGAGAGTCATTTGTTCATAAGTTAGATCCTAGAACAAAGATACTTATATCAATACTTTTTATTGCGTGTTTATTTATCATAAATAAATTTATAGGTTATACTTTTGTGGTTGTTTTTTTACTAGCTATAATATTGATCGCAAAGGTGCCATTTAGGTTTATTTTTAATGGATTGAAGCCAATTTTTCTATTGATAGTATTAACAGCTGCTCTAAACATATTTATGGTTAGGGGCGCTGAAGGGACAGAAGTTTTTAGTATTGGATTTTTAAAGGCATATCCAGAGGGGTTAAGTATTGCAGCATTTATGGCAATAAGACTAATTCTATTAATAGTAGGAACATCACTGTTAACATTAACAACATCTCCAATTGAGTTAACTGATGGAATCGAAAAATTATTAAGGCCAATTGGAAAAGAAATGGCTCATGAACTTGCTATGATGATGACAATAGCCTTACGATTTATACCTACTTTAATAGATGAAACGGATAAAATAATGAAAGCTCAGAAGGCTAGAGGTGCTGATTTTGAGTCAGGTGGAATAATAAAAAAGGCTAAGAGTTTAGTACCATTATTAGTGCCTTTATTTATCAGTTCATTTAGAAGAGCAGATGAATTAGCAATGGCAATGGAAGCAAGAGGCTATAGAGGTGGTGCTGGGCGAACTAGAATGAAAATACTTGAGTTTTCGTATAGGGATCTGGTTGCTTTTATTGTATTTTGTATTTTAGTTTTATGGTGCATAGCTGTAAGATTCATTATGCTATAG
- a CDS encoding tetratricopeptide repeat protein, translated as MGRIKLPGKEKNKRILLFVLVLIALGIIAHEFIENRNSKDSKYKEENEIIMPEGKQQSDNNVANKELESIDMKNDSKKAVNDKTNEKSSYSARENELYGEAYNLFFSHKYTESISKADLLINEFPSNAMGYNIRGIAKSYNGDFNSGIDDIDKALSIDNNYGYARFNKALTYELYGKMDDALEWYNKALDVEDYEWSYYGIASIYGRRGDIKNTMLYLNKAIQMDESIKDIAKEEHDFDPVKNSEEFQKAVYN; from the coding sequence ATGGGCAGAATTAAGTTACCAGGAAAAGAGAAAAATAAAAGAATACTATTATTTGTGCTAGTGTTGATAGCATTGGGGATAATAGCTCATGAATTTATAGAAAATAGAAATAGCAAGGATAGCAAATATAAAGAAGAAAATGAGATAATAATGCCAGAGGGAAAGCAACAATCAGATAATAATGTAGCCAATAAAGAACTAGAAAGTATAGATATGAAGAATGATTCTAAAAAGGCTGTTAATGATAAAACAAATGAAAAGTCTAGTTATTCGGCGAGGGAAAATGAATTATACGGCGAAGCATATAATTTATTTTTTTCACATAAGTACACTGAGTCAATTAGCAAAGCAGATTTGCTTATAAATGAATTTCCAAGTAATGCAATGGGATATAATATAAGAGGAATTGCGAAATCTTATAATGGAGATTTTAATAGTGGTATAGATGATATAGATAAGGCATTAAGTATTGACAATAATTATGGATATGCAAGGTTTAATAAAGCACTTACATATGAGTTATATGGAAAAATGGATGACGCACTTGAATGGTATAATAAGGCTTTAGATGTTGAAGATTATGAATGGAGTTATTATGGTATAGCATCTATTTATGGAAGAAGAGGAGATATAAAAAATACAATGCTATATTTGAATAAAGCAATACAAATGGATGAATCAATAAAGGATATAGCAAAAGAAGAGCATGATTTTGATCCAGTTAAAAATTCAGAAGAATTTCAAAAAGCAGTGTATAATTAA